The Oreochromis aureus strain Israel breed Guangdong linkage group 15, ZZ_aureus, whole genome shotgun sequence genome contains the following window.
TTCCTCATGTCAAACCACTGCTGAACCAGAAATGCGAGGAGCATCTTACCTgagctgaggaggaaaagaagtGGACTGCTGCTCGGCGGTCTCAAGTCATCTTTTCAGATTAAAGTAAATTTGGGATTTTTGTTTGAAAATTAAGGTCCCTGAGTCTGGAGGAAGAGTGGAGATGCACCCAGTCAAGTTTTTTCAGTCTGATGATTTGGATTTTCATGTCAAATACTAGTGTTGATGGTAGTCGGTCCATTATGTTTTATCAAGTCCaaaatcaatacaaccattTACCAGGAGATTTTAAAGCACTTCATGCGTCCATTTGCTTACAATCTTTATAGAGATGCCAATTTCCTTTTTCCAGCAAAACCTAGCTCCGTCCTGCAGTACCAAACCTAATGGCTTCCCAACTGAATCTAACACAAACACGTGTTCTCTGTAGAGTTGCTAAAGTCAAGGGGAAGATGAAAAATAATCTGACACCAAAATACAGATGATCTGAAGGCTGCTGTCAAAGCAAACTGGACTTTGATTATCAACTCAGCAGGGCCACAAACTGATGCAGTAATTTGTGGCAAAGGAGACTCCATTGAGTtccatttaaatgaagctgggCACTGTATTATAAATTAATGATCGTAGGAAATATTCTAATTATCAGGCTTGATGTATGATTTCCTTGAGTTATAACCTATTATAATTAAACCCAAAATAAAAAGGCTTGAAATACTTCAAGTCATACTTgataaatgaattaaattatgCAACAACCTCGTGTTAGTCTGGCTTTTTGATGTACTCGATTGTAACCTGTATCCAAACCTGCCAAGCTGCACAAGGTAAATGGTAGGCTTCTCATGCTAAAGGATTTTACATGCatcagtttgtttaaaaaaataaaataaaataaaatacagaagcGCTGTTATTAGACTTGGTTTACATGTCATTTTTTGGCACTAGTACTATAGCAAATAGAACAATCTAGAAAACCAATTACTTCAATGGCATTCATCTCAAACATTTAATTTCTCTCCAATTAGGTAAAAGTTATTCCTTTACATTCTTTCTTGGATAATGTTCCATCTAAGTGCATTCATTTGATGCTTGTGTTAGTTTTAACATTTCAAACCTCTAATGTCCAATGTAATACATTGGGAGGCATTCAGTGTTAAACTACAACCAATAGAACAACaatttacatgtttttaaaggaCAGACATCCTGCTTGAAAAGAAGCCGTTTCAACTCAtccaggggcctgttcttcgtacctcgcttactacatccaagatcaaatgacacatccaagatcaaatcatcgcgctaactttgagctcgctaatccggttctccgaacacacctgttgttgacgattagtatagctggatgaagtaatctgagatcactgggtggcttaaaaggggctacgcatcgatagtagaaacattgatcggcaaccctgtgattggtcggcgaagatgtcgaaggagtgcgctcagtatttcacggcagcagaccaagaactcttgattgagggatatcaggagtttcagagtttaattaaaacgcaggggaacactgcaaaggctgcaaaagcaaggagagagggctggcagaaagttgctgacaaattaaactcgtaagtgatccatgatattacattatatcatgtgatattattttattccgcattatattatattacatcatatcctctttcacattagagccacaacaggacccactagaacatgggaaaaagtaaagtgaaatataaaaatattccacagaatggtaatatttatcacttatattgcttttagtctatgacaagagaccctgaaataatctgtttgtttgtttataacagcaaccaagaaaagggcagagcaaataaagacaggtggtggtcctgcacccctcgtcacaccccttttgtactgtgacatttattgacattgtgggtttttttgtgtgtagtttgacataacactccatcacttttacctgttcccatgcaaggggtgactgaagcatgcacagtaagtcgggagtaagtatatacagtacagtaagtatatatatatatatatatatagagagagagagagagagagagagagagagagagagagagagaaataataccctcacgggagaatcgatatctctatgagcacaccgtcgcgccgagctaaaggatcccgtctatcccgcaatatacgctaaattctgtaaactctccttatcaatcttgcaccttccttgctcgcgtacaaacggacaggacatggctgcgacagacttcccaaatccaccttcgctttttagccgtggtctgtcatcttgattgcacgtagtaatttactattactactctaaaatatgaattacatctgacatgatctactacatgtaatagaatgattaatagtacatttccctttttttcggaaatgacctgtatgtatctgtatgaaatcaataaaagaatcaaatacattatctttagttacattgctaatatttatttatggtaaaacagtggcgaaatatcgctcttgctttcatataactgcagcggacatacctgagtggccgcgatctaatcctgtaaacctgctcccgagcaggtttacgcttacggatctgttgctatgacagcaagtcccagatgagcttcggagaaccgaacgatccaagatcacgcgaaatcgtcaacattcaaatccggctaacttacttagcgaggtacgaagaacaggccccaggaggctttagttaaaaaaaacaaaaacaaaacaacaacaaaaaacaaaaacccaaacctCCAGGCTTCAACCAAAAGATAAGTTTTGAAAGCTTTAATAATGTTCATTATCTGAATGGCTTTTTAGGTTTAGTCAAACCAGCTAACACAGACAGCTACACTACAAAGGGCCTAAATCATAGTAAGTGACCTTAAGTTAAGGTCACCGGGATTTGAACTTTTATTAGATGCACCTATGGTGTGAATTTCAAAACTGCACACTGCACGGTTCAAGTTTAACTCGTTCACACTCACAAATTTGGGGATCCATGCTGCTTGACCATCAAGCAAGGCTAAGCAGTAAAAATGTTATCCAGAGGGCAAAGAGCtttttcaaaatttaaaaataaataaaatacatttaaaaaaaataaaataaaatctgaaattcTCAACTTGGAGAATGAGCTCATGAAATGTTGCACTAACCAAGCTACGAGATTGGTACACTGTGAAATAATGCTCAATATCCAACCAAGCAACTCAAATCAATAACACACTCAAGAGCTTCATTTCATCGTTTTATTGAGACTTCATTTCTTGGACTTGAAGTATTCCTCAATGACATCCTTGGCCTGGGACTCCTTGCCATAATCCTGGAAGGGggggataaataaataaaattgaggtcAACTGAGCCCAACGTCACAGACATGTATGACAACAGACATTAAACAGCCATTTGGAAATGAATGCAAGTTTATTATGTGAGGGAAACAAGCTACAATAAACACATGTccagctttatttaaacactACTTGGTTCGGTCTTTGTCATAAATTATGGCTCAATGCAGCGTGGAGGTGATCAGCTTGTTACACTGACAACAACTCACCTCTGAAATTTGTTTAGTTCAGGCACACATGTTTACTGCAGCTATGGTATAGGTATGCTGCTTAGACTGGGTAAAATGCACCAACTCAAGATACCCTGATTTTATAACTACACTACTGATCATTAAAGGGAAGAGGAATTGCATGGATTGCCTTTATAGCACCTTTTTTGCTTACTGTCATTTGGTACTCTATGTAGCCATCCTTAGGGACCCCGGACATCACAGACAGATGACGGGGCTTGTACGCTGGCTCCTCTCTAGCCAGGAGTTAAACAGCTGCATGGCATGAGGCACAGCAACTGCACTTGACTGGCAAATATAATCTTAACTCATAACTTTTGTTTCTTTCCCCGTTATGCTAAATGGAAATTCAGCGATATCCCTCTAAAGTTTCCTATATAGATCAAAAGGCTAATGAAGTGGATTCAGACTTGCCAAAATCAGCATAATTACCTTAACAACGACGCAGCTGCAGCCCACCACCTTGCGTGGTTTACCCTCGCGGTCGATCTTGCACAGACCAACCCACTCACCAAGCTTCTTGTTGTCATCAACCTGCCAGAGTTTAAAAGGTCACTTCAACTTCATGAACGAATTTAActcaatacagtaaaaataataataagcacggGTAGAAGAGTGCATTATAGTCCAGGCTCAACTGTATCTCAGACAGAAATTGGGTAACAATTGGCAATCTCCTCACAGTGTTCAGTAGAGGGAGCCAAATTATCATCAGTGATACAGCAGTGCTACATTCTCTTTATgcaactggttaaaaaaaataaagtaagaacGCAGTCCAACTGTCCATGAAGATCAAACCAAACCCAAGCAAATTCAGTACCTTGATGAGGTTGATCTGATGCTCGGCGCAGAGGGCCTCCACCAGCTTGACGTACATAGGCTCGTCGCAGTTGGCAGCAAGGACGCAGAGATGGGCCTGACGTCTatgaaagaacagaaaaaaaaataaaaattaagtcACATTAAAGGCTACTACATTATACCATTCACACTTTAAACTGATAGGATGGCTCAGATACACGTGAGAAGTTAAAGGTCTCTAAAAGTTTTAAGACTTACTTGTCCAGAGCCTTGGCAGCCTCACGGATACCGCGGGCCAGGCCATCGTGGATGAGTGCGGTCTTGAGCACTTCAGGTAGAGCGGTGTTGACATCCATCACACCTCCGGCAGGACTGCTGCTGGAAGTAAGATGAAAACAATCTTAAAATTTTGAGGAAGATGAGCACAAGAAATTGGGGT
Protein-coding sequences here:
- the rps12 gene encoding 40S ribosomal protein S12 isoform X1; the encoded protein is MAEEGSSPAGGVMDVNTALPEVLKTALIHDGLARGIREAAKALDKRQAHLCVLAANCDEPMYVKLVEALCAEHQINLIKVDDNKKLGEWVGLCKIDREGKPRKVVGCSCVVVKDYGKESQAKDVIEEYFKSKK
- the rps12 gene encoding 40S ribosomal protein S12 isoform X2: MAEEGSPAGGVMDVNTALPEVLKTALIHDGLARGIREAAKALDKRQAHLCVLAANCDEPMYVKLVEALCAEHQINLIKVDDNKKLGEWVGLCKIDREGKPRKVVGCSCVVVKDYGKESQAKDVIEEYFKSKK